The following coding sequences are from one Lolium rigidum isolate FL_2022 chromosome 6, APGP_CSIRO_Lrig_0.1, whole genome shotgun sequence window:
- the LOC124662593 gene encoding PTI1-like tyrosine-protein kinase 2 produces MEESTANNLCGPVQKRAVVDPPCLIHVISKELIRLEMTLAHHFPLKSKTGRSAVVDIGIVGLIIRGLIKLFTLFAFVSHTTSVPHTPPHPYRRRRPAAAATGVPGRRASIRPRPHPSLRPRAPPRRLKSRRKKQGKERVMWRRWICCSRQDAEFDEHENGHVKAPTSNVDGMRKGLKDSATVKAEPQDSALSIDIPVLSLDELIEKTDDFGATALIGEGSYGRVYYAVLDNGTKMAVKKLDSTENETTSEFLTQVSLVSRLKHDNFVDILGYCMERNLRIVAYEFATMGSLHDILHGRKGVQGAQPGPALDWMQRMKIAVDAAKGLEYLHEKVQPSIVHRDVRSSNILLFEDFKAKIADFNLSNQAPDMAARLHSTRVLGTFGYHAPEYAMTGQLTQKSDVYSFGVVLLELLTGRKPVDHTMPRGQQSLVTWATPRLTEDKVKQCIDPRLNGEYPPKGVAKLAAVAALCVQYEAEFRPSMSIVVKALSPLTLNKQTPPAPPPAAMDS; encoded by the exons ATGGAGGAGTCTACAGCTAATAATCTGTGTGGCCCAGTGCAGAAGAGAGCTGTTGTTGACCCGCCTTGCCTG ATTCATGTAATATCAAAGGAACTCATCCGGTTGGAAATGACACTAGCCCACCACTTTCCACTTAAGTCAAAAACTGGTCGATCTGCTGTTGTTGATATTGGCATTGTTGGGTTAATAATAAGAGGCCTCATCAAA CTCTTTACTCTGTTCGCGTTCGTCTCCCACACAACTTCCGTCCCACATACGCCGCCGCACCCGTACAGGAGGCGAcgaccggcggcagcggcgaccgGAGTCCCAGGGCGACGCGCCTCCATTCGTCCCCGTCCGCATCCTTCTCTCCGCCCGCGTGCACCACCCCGTCGTCTCAAG AGTAGGCGCAAAAAACAAGGCAAAGAGAGAGTAATGTGGCGTCGCTGGATTTGCTGCAGCCGTCAAGATGCCGAGTTTGATGAGCATGAAAATGGGCATGTCAAGGCGCCAACAAGTAATGTAGATG GAATGAGAAAGGGTTTGAAAGATTCTGCTACTGTGAAAGCTGAGCCACAAGATTCAGCTCTCTCTATCGATATTCCTGTTCTATCTTTGGATGAACTGATAGAAAAGACTGATGATTTCGGGGCAACGGCTCTGATAGGAGAAGGGTCTTATGGGAGAGTGTACTATGCTGTCCTTGATAACGGGACAAAAATGGCGGTGAAGAAACTTGATTCCACTGAAAACGAGACCACCTCGGAATTCTTGACTCAG GTTTCCTTGGTTTCAAGATTGAAACATGACAACTTCGTAGATATTTTGGGCTACTGTATGGAGCGTAATCTTCGTATAGTAGCCTATGAATTTGCAACCATGGGTTCTCTGCATGATATTCTACATG GAAGAAAAGGAGTACAAGGTGCACAACCTGGTCCTGCACTTGATTGGATGCAACGGATGAAAATTGCTGTTGATGCTGCCAAAGGACTTGAATATCTGCATGAGAAGGTTCAACCTTCTATCGTGCATAGAGATGTTAGATCAAGTAATATCCTCTTATTTGAGGACTTCAAGGCCAAGATTGCAGACTTCAATCTCTCAAATCAGGCTCCAGACATGGCTGCTCGGCTGCATTCTACTCGCGTGCTGGGAACCTTCGGCTATCACGCTCCAGA GTATGCAATGACTGGTCAGCTGACCCAGAAAAGTGATGTATATAGTTTTGGAGTCGTTCTCTTGGAACTTCTGACAGGAAGAAAGCCTGTGGACCATACAATGCCTAGAGGACAGCAGAGCCTGGTTACATGG GCTACACCAAGGTTGACGGAAGATAAGGTTAAGCAGTGCATAGATCCCCGGTTAAATGGTGAATATCCACCTAAAGGAGTTGCAAAG CTTGCAGCGGTAGCAGCTTTGTGCGTGCAATATGAAGCCGAGTTCCGTCCAAGCATGAGCATTGTGGTGAAGGCTTTATCTCCCCTAACCTTGAACAAGCAAACCCCCCCTGCACCACCACCAGCAGCTATGGACAGTTGA
- the LOC124665182 gene encoding probable methyltransferase PMT17: MFHGLLMLIPDGLYMLEIDRLLRPGGYWVMSGPPIGWKSPCKNLNRTINSLDDEKLAREDIASKLCWEMVSDKGAVSVWRKPTDHLRCVQEVQLCTEDNPDSAWYVNIPMCISQLPRVDLGGDSARDTMEKWPQRLAAVPPRIANGGIKGMSIQAYKHDYSIWKRRVEIYGTYLKDLSRRSYRNVMDMNAGFGGFAAAMSKYPVWVMNVVPANITENTLGVIYERGLIGTYMDWCEAFSTYPRTYDLIHANGVFSLYIDKCGTLDILVEMDRILRPGGAAIIRDTADVVLKVKEAADRLQWRSWVVDAEDGASDPQKLLIVNNSLPLPGK; the protein is encoded by the exons ATGTTTCATGGGCTGCTCATG CTGATTCCAGATGGACTGTACATGCTGGAAATTGACCGGCTTTTGAGACCTGGTGGGTATTGGGTTATGTCTGGTCCACCCATCGGCTGGAAATCACCCTGCAAGAACCTCAACCGGACAATCAACAGCCTTGATGATGAGAAATTAGCAAGGGAGGATATTGCAAGTAAGCTTTGTTGGGAGATGGTGTCAGATAAAGGTGCAGTTTCTGTTTGGAGAAAGCCTACTGATCATCTCCGCTGTGTCCAAGAAGTACAGTTGTGCACAGAAGATAACCCAGATAGCGCTTG GTATGTAAATATTCCGATGTGCATAAGTCAGCTTCCAAGAGTTGATCTTGGTGGTGATAGCGCCCGTGACACCATGGAGAAATGGCCTCAAAGACTTGCTGCAGTGCCACCAAGGATAGCAAATGGGGGAATAAAGGGCATGTCTATCCAGGCATATAAACATGACTATTCCATTTGGAAGAGAAGAGTTGAAATCTACGGGACATATTTGAAAGATTTATCTCGTAGGAGCTACAGAAATGTCATGGACATGAATGCTGGCTTTGGTGGCTTTGCTGCTGCTATGTCGAAATACCCTGTTTGGGTCATGAATGTGGTTCCTGCAAATATAACGGAAAACACTCTCGGTGTCATCTATGAGCGTGGACTGATTGGGACATATATGGACTG GTGTGAGGCTTTCTCTACTTATCCACGTACGTATGATCTGATACATGCTAATGGAGTATTCAGCTTGTATATCGACAA GTGTGGCACCCTTGACATACTGGTCGAGATGGACCGCATTCTCCGGCCAGGGGGCGCTGCAATAATTCGGGACACAGCTGATGTTGTTCTGAAAGTGAAGGAGGCTGCTGATCGGCTGCAATGGCGCAGCtgggtcgtcgatgcggaggatggTGCCTCGGATCCTCAGAAACTTCTCATCGTGAATAATTCCCTCCCACTGCCAGGGAAGTAG
- the LOC124661681 gene encoding cytochrome P450 89A9-like gives MDQAADSYSTSTMPLLLLGSLALAVLLLVLFGHGRGKARLPPGPPALLFLAKFVALRRSIFDLGPLILDLHARHGPVISIHLFRTLIFVADRKVAHRALVQGGATFAERPPPVDPTRLFTSGGRDISSSPYGTYWRLLRRNLAAEALSPARVAHFAAARRSACDGLVSSLLREQERQGQEEAVTLRPLLRRAMFELLVFMCFGARLDREAMDEVEELQHQVLVAFTSFPVFAFFPAVTKRLFRRRWAGYLAVRRRHEEVFVPLIHAERAGGDPPCYAESLLAVRMADDVRLTDAEMVSLCSEFLNGGTDTTVTLLEWIMAELVNRPDVQAKVYEEVRANPELNDLQGMPYLKAIVMEGLRLHPPGHFLLPHGVQHSGDGGVEIGGYMVPKGAEVNFLVAEIGRDETVWTAAREFRPERFLEGAEGHGVDITGSREIKMMPFGAGRRMCPGYSLGMHHAEYFVARMVMDLEWRPPVEGEEVDMAETLDFTTVIKHPLRARLFART, from the coding sequence ATGGATCAGGCGGCGGACTCGTACTCCACCTCTACCATGCCCCTGCTCCTCCTCGGCTCCCTCGCGCTGGCGGTCTTGCTGCTCGTGCTCTTCGGGCATGGGCGCGGGAAGGCGCGGCTCCCGCCTGGCCCGCCGGCGCTGCTCTTCCTCGCCAAGTTCGTGGCGCTCCGGCGGTCCATATTCGACCTGGGCCCGCTGATCCTCGACCTCCACGCGCGCCACGGCCCCGTCATCTCCATCCACCTCTTCCGCACCCTCATCTTTGTGGCCGACCGCAAGGTGGCCCACCGCGCGCTCGTCCAGGGCGGCGCCACCTTCGCGGAAAGGCCGCCGCCGGTCGATCCCACCCGCCTGTTCACGTCCGGGGGTCGCGACATCAGCTCCTCCCCGTACGGAACCTACTGGCGCCTGCTCCGCCGAAACCTCGCCGCGGAGGCGCTCAGCCCGGCCCGCGTCGCGCATTTCGCGGCCGCCAGGAGGTCGGCGTGCGACGGGCTCGTCTCCAGCCTACTCAGAGAGCAAGAGCGGCAGGGGCAGGAAGAGGCCGTGACGCTGAGGCCGTTGCTGCGGCGCGCCATGTTCGAGCTGCTCGTCTTCATGTGCTTCGGCGCTCGGCTGGAccgcgaggcgatggacgaggtggaggagctgCAGCACCAGGTGCTCGTCGCCTTCACCTCCTTCCCGGTCTTCGCTTTCTTCCCGGCGGTCACCAAGAGGCTCTTCCGCAGGCGCTGGGCGGGGTACCTCGCGGTACGCCGCAGGCATGAGGAGGTGTTCGTCCCGCTCATCCACGCGGAGCGCGCCGGCGGCGACCCGCCGTGCTACGCAGAGTCCCTCCTCGCCGTCCGCATGGCCGACGACGTCCGGCTCACTGACGCCGAGATGGTGAGCCTATGCTCCGAGTTCCTCAACGGCGGGACGGACACCACGGTGACCCTGCTGGAGTGGATCATGGCCGAGCTCGTGAACCGCCCCGACGTCCAGGCCAAGGTCTACGAGGAGGTGAGAGCCAACCCAGAGCTCAACGACCTGCAGGGGATGCCGTACCTGAAGGCCATCGTGATGGAGGGGCTGCGGCTGCACCCTCCGGGCCATTTCCTCCTCCCACACGGCGTGCAGCACAGTGGCGACGGTGGCGTTGAGATCGGAGGCTACATGGTGCCCAAGGGTGCGGAGGTGAACTTCCTGGTGGCCGAGATCGGGCGCGACGAGACGGTGTGGACGGCGGCGCGAGAGTTCCGGCCGGAGAGGTTCCTGGAGGGCGCCGAGGGGCACGGCGTCGACATCACGGGCAGCAGGGAGATCAAGATGATGCCTTTCGGAGCGGGCCGGAGGATGTGCCCGGGTTACTCTCTCGGGATGCACCACGCCGAGTACTTCGTGGCCAGGATGGTGATGGACCTCGAGTGGCGGCCGCCGGTGGAAGGGGAGGAGGTGGACATGGCGGAGACGCTGGATTTCACCACTGTCATCAAGCATCCGCTCCGTGCGCGCCTCTTCGCCAGGACTTGA